In Leptospira bourretii, a genomic segment contains:
- a CDS encoding ribonucleoside-diphosphate reductase subunit alpha: protein MFVIKRNGKSESVKFDKVTARIEKLSYGLSRLVSPIDVAKKVIEGIYDGVTTSELDNLAAEIAASLTTKHPDYALLASRIAVSNLHKNTTKSFSETMEQLYSYIDPKTNKQMPLIADDVWEIIKIHSELLDSSIIYDRDFGFDYFGFRTLEKSYLLKLNGQIVERPQHMYMRVALGIHKHRIDDVIKTYHLMSERWFTHATPTLFNAGTPKPQMSSCFLLTMKDDSIDGIYDTLKQTAKISQSAGGIGLSIHNIRATGSYIGGTNGTSNGIIPMLRVFNDTARYVDQGGGKRKGAFAIYLEPWHADIFPFLELKKNHGKEEMRARDLFFALWISDLFMKRVEEGGDWSLFCPNEAPGLSEVYGDEFASLYEQYEKEGRARTKVKAQDLWFAIVESQIETGTPYLLYKDAANAKSNQKNLGTIKSSNLCTEILEFTSPEEVAVCNLASVALPKFVSEGKFLFDKLYEIVYQMTVNLNRIIDENYYPVPEAKNSNLKHRPIGIGVQGLADVFILLRMPYESEVAKNLNIEIFETIYFAAMTASKDIAKEEGTYPSFLGSPLSEGIFQFDLWNVKPTGRWDFESLRKEVIQYGTRNSLLVAPMPTASTSQILGNNECFEPYTSNIYSRRVLSGEFIIVNKHLLHDLIELGLWNSEMKNQIIAAGGSIQSIPSIPDSIKEIYKTVWEMKQRSLIDMARDRGAFICQSQSLNLFVENPTVSKLTSMHFYAWKQGLKTGMYYLRTKAASQAIQFTIEKEQIQKTKENVSNPLPANKKEVESEFVGEACSMEEGCLVCGS, encoded by the coding sequence ATGTTTGTAATCAAAAGAAATGGAAAAAGTGAATCGGTAAAGTTTGATAAAGTGACGGCCAGGATTGAAAAGTTATCCTATGGTCTCAGCCGTTTGGTCAGTCCCATTGATGTTGCCAAAAAAGTAATCGAAGGAATTTATGATGGTGTTACCACTTCGGAACTTGACAATCTGGCGGCAGAAATTGCTGCTTCTCTCACCACCAAACACCCAGATTACGCTCTTCTAGCGAGTCGTATTGCTGTGAGTAACCTACACAAAAACACAACCAAATCCTTTTCGGAAACGATGGAACAGTTGTATTCCTATATCGATCCAAAAACCAATAAACAGATGCCTCTTATTGCAGATGATGTTTGGGAAATTATCAAAATACATTCAGAACTTTTGGATAGCTCCATTATTTATGATAGAGATTTTGGATTTGATTATTTTGGATTCCGCACTTTAGAAAAATCCTATTTATTAAAATTAAACGGCCAAATCGTAGAACGTCCACAACATATGTACATGAGAGTTGCTCTGGGAATCCATAAACATCGAATAGACGATGTTATCAAAACTTATCATTTAATGAGCGAACGTTGGTTCACTCACGCCACACCTACACTGTTTAATGCAGGAACTCCGAAACCACAAATGAGTAGCTGTTTTCTTTTGACTATGAAAGACGATAGCATCGATGGAATTTACGATACTCTCAAACAAACTGCAAAAATATCCCAAAGTGCAGGTGGGATTGGTTTATCCATTCATAATATCAGAGCCACTGGTTCTTATATTGGTGGTACGAATGGAACAAGTAATGGAATCATTCCCATGTTACGGGTGTTTAATGATACAGCCCGTTATGTAGACCAAGGTGGTGGGAAACGCAAAGGAGCATTTGCCATTTATTTGGAACCTTGGCATGCAGATATCTTTCCATTTTTGGAATTAAAGAAAAATCATGGCAAAGAAGAGATGCGGGCTCGTGATTTGTTTTTTGCACTTTGGATTTCGGATCTATTTATGAAACGAGTGGAAGAGGGTGGCGACTGGAGTTTGTTTTGTCCTAATGAAGCCCCAGGTTTATCGGAAGTTTATGGAGATGAGTTTGCTTCTTTATATGAACAGTATGAAAAAGAAGGGCGAGCCAGAACCAAAGTCAAAGCACAAGACCTTTGGTTTGCTATCGTTGAATCTCAAATTGAAACAGGAACACCTTATTTATTGTACAAAGATGCAGCCAATGCAAAAAGTAATCAGAAAAATTTAGGAACTATCAAAAGTAGTAACCTTTGCACAGAAATTTTAGAATTCACAAGTCCAGAGGAAGTTGCAGTTTGTAATTTAGCTTCTGTCGCCTTGCCAAAGTTTGTTTCTGAAGGTAAGTTTTTATTCGACAAGTTATATGAAATTGTCTATCAGATGACGGTGAATTTGAATCGTATCATTGATGAAAATTATTACCCTGTCCCCGAAGCAAAAAATTCTAATTTGAAACATCGTCCCATTGGGATTGGTGTCCAAGGTCTTGCCGATGTTTTTATCCTACTTCGTATGCCTTATGAAAGTGAAGTCGCAAAAAACCTCAATATTGAAATTTTTGAAACCATCTACTTTGCCGCCATGACTGCAAGTAAAGACATTGCCAAAGAAGAAGGAACATATCCAAGTTTTCTTGGTTCTCCGCTTTCTGAAGGGATTTTCCAATTTGATCTATGGAATGTCAAACCAACGGGTCGATGGGATTTCGAATCACTCCGGAAAGAAGTGATCCAATATGGAACACGGAATTCTCTCCTCGTCGCTCCGATGCCCACCGCATCTACTTCCCAAATTTTAGGAAACAATGAATGTTTTGAACCTTATACTTCCAATATCTATTCGAGACGAGTCCTCAGTGGAGAATTCATTATTGTAAACAAACATTTGTTACATGATTTGATCGAACTAGGGCTTTGGAATTCGGAGATGAAAAACCAAATCATAGCAGCAGGTGGTAGCATCCAATCCATTCCTTCTATTCCCGATTCCATCAAAGAAATTTACAAAACAGTTTGGGAAATGAAACAAAGATCTCTCATTGATATGGCAAGAGATAGAGGTGCTTTTATCTGCCAGTCCCAATCCTTAAATTTATTTGTGGAAAATCCAACTGTATCCAAACTCACCTCCATGCATTTTTACGCTTGGAAACAAGGTTTAAAAACAGGGATGTATTATCTACGAACCAAAGCTGCTTCGCAGGCCATCCAATTCACAATCGAAAAAGAACAAATCCAAAAAACAAAAGAAAATGTCTCCAATCCATTGCCAGCTAACAAAAAAGAGGTGGAATCTGAATTTGTGGGT
- a CDS encoding ribonucleotide-diphosphate reductase subunit beta: protein MDYQSEVLLKENKDRFVILPIKFPKIWEMYKKQQASFWTAEEIDLSGDLDDWNSLSNNERFFLSNVLAFFAASDGIVNENLAVNFMREVQLPEVRCFYGFQIMMENIHSETYSLLIDTYIKDPKEKNRLFHSIETIPAVQKKSEWALRWIGEGNFAERLLAFAAVEGIFFSGSFCAIFWMKKRGLLPGLSFSNELISRDEALHCEFACILFKMINEKPSAERVYEIFTDAVNIEKEFITESLSVDLIGMNAKLMQQYIEFVADRWLIELGFEKLYYSSNPFDFMEMISLEGKTNFFEKRVGEYQKAGVLNSEQGFTFSLNEDF, encoded by the coding sequence ATGGATTACCAATCAGAAGTTTTATTAAAAGAAAATAAGGATCGATTTGTGATCCTTCCCATTAAGTTTCCTAAAATTTGGGAGATGTATAAAAAACAACAGGCATCCTTTTGGACGGCAGAAGAAATCGATTTGAGTGGAGATTTGGATGATTGGAATTCCTTATCAAATAACGAAAGATTTTTTTTAAGTAATGTTTTGGCATTTTTTGCTGCAAGTGATGGAATCGTAAACGAAAACTTAGCCGTAAACTTTATGCGTGAAGTCCAACTTCCTGAAGTTAGGTGTTTCTACGGTTTTCAAATTATGATGGAAAATATCCACTCTGAAACCTATTCGCTTTTAATTGATACGTATATTAAAGATCCAAAAGAAAAAAATAGACTTTTCCATTCCATAGAAACCATTCCTGCCGTTCAAAAAAAATCAGAATGGGCCTTACGTTGGATAGGTGAAGGGAATTTTGCGGAACGACTCCTTGCCTTTGCTGCTGTGGAAGGAATATTTTTTAGTGGGAGTTTTTGCGCTATTTTTTGGATGAAAAAACGAGGACTTCTGCCTGGCCTTAGTTTTTCCAATGAACTGATCAGTCGCGATGAAGCTTTACATTGTGAGTTTGCTTGTATCCTATTTAAAATGATAAATGAAAAACCAAGTGCCGAACGAGTGTATGAAATTTTTACCGATGCAGTCAATATAGAAAAAGAATTCATCACCGAATCGTTGTCAGTGGATCTGATTGGGATGAATGCGAAACTTATGCAACAATACATTGAATTTGTGGCAGATCGTTGGCTCATTGAACTTGGATTTGAAAAACTATATTATTCCTCCAATCCTTTCGATTTTATGGAAATGATTTCCTTGGAAGGCAAAACAAATTTTTTTGAAAAACGAGTGGGTGAATACCAAAAGGCTGGTGTTTTAAATTCGGAACAAGGTTTTACATTCTCTTTGAATGAAGATTTTTAA